A single window of Populus nigra chromosome 17, ddPopNigr1.1, whole genome shotgun sequence DNA harbors:
- the LOC133677064 gene encoding cytochrome P450 71A1-like, translated as MTELLYFKQTWQEIRPKIGLNYFIFFLIFLSFILFLFKLTRSRKLNLPPSPPKLPVIGNIHHFGTLPHRSLQALSEKYGPLMLLHTGHVPTLIVSSAEAASEIMKTHDIVFANRPQTTAASIFFHGCVDVGFAPFGEYWRKVRKISVQELLGPKTVQSFHHVREEEAAGLIDKIRFACHSGTSVNLSEMLISVSNNIVSRCVLGRKADKEGGNSKFGELTRTVMVQLTAFSFGDLFPYLGWMDTLTGLISRLKATSRTLDSLLDQVIEEHRSLESDGNRCAQTDFLQALLQLQKNGKLDVQLTRDNIIAVVLDMFVGGTDTSSTMMEWAIAELVRNQTIMRKAQEEVRRIVGKKSKVEANDIEEMGYLKCIIKETLRLHPPAPLLVPRETSASVELGGYFIPPKTRVIVNAFAIQRDPSFWDRPDEFLPERFENNPVDFKGQDFQFIPFGSGRRGCPGALFGVTAVEFMIANLLYWFDWRLPDGATPEELDMSEICGMTAYKKIPLLLVPSLYSP; from the exons ATGACTGAGTTGCTATATTTCAAGCAAACATGGCAAGAAATCCGTCCAAAAATAGGGTTAAActactttattttctttcttatttttctgtCCTTCATTCTCTTCTTGTTTAAGCTCACTAGAAGTCGCAAACTCAATTTACCTCCATCCCCCCCAAAGCTGCCTGTAATCGGCAACATTCACCATTTCGGCACACTGCCGCATCGTTCTTTACAGGCTCTCTCGGAAAAATATGGCCCTTTAATGCTTTTGCACACGGGGCATGTTCCAACTCTCATCGTTTCATCTGCCGAGGCAGCTAGTGAAATTATGAAGACCCATGATATTGTTTTCGCAAACCGACCCCAAACCACAGCTGCGAGCATCTTTTTTCATGGCTGTGTAGATGTTGGTTTTGCTCCTTTTGGTGAGTACTGGAGAAAAGTCAGGAAGATTAGTGTTCAAGAACTTTTGGGCCCGAAAACGGTGCAATCATTTCACCACGtaagagaagaagaagctgcAGGCTTGATTGATAAAATTCGTTTTGCTTGTCATAGTGGGACTTCTGTTAATCTAAGTGAGATGCTGATCTCTGTCTCAAACAATATCGTTTCCAGATGTGTACTTGGTCGGAAGGCTGACAAGGAAGGCGGCAACAGCAAGTTCGGAGAGTTGACGAGGACAGTTATGGTTCAATTGACAGCTTTTAGTTTTGGGGATTTATTCCCTTACTTGGGATGGATGGACACTCTCACAGGCTTGATCTCACGGTTGAAAGCAACTTCGAGGACATTAGATTCCCTTCTTGATCAGGTGATTGAAGAGCATAGGAGTTTGGAAAGTGATGGTAACAGGTGTGCTCAGACTGATTTTCTGCAAGCTCTCCTCCAACTTCAGAAGAATGGCAAGCTTGATGTGCAGCTCACACGAGACAATATCATAGCAGTTGTTTTG GACATGTTTGTGGGAGGAACTGATACAAGCTCAACAATGATGGAATGGGCGATTGCAGAGCTTGTAAGGAATCAAACTATCATGAGGAAAGCCCAAGAAGAGGTCAGGAGAATAGTAGGGAAGAAATCGAAGGTAGAAGCAAATGATATAGAAGAGATGGGATATTTGAAATGTATCATCAAAGAGACTCTCAGGCTTCATCCCCCCGCCCCTCTGCTGGTTCCTAGAGAAACATCAGCAAGTGTTGAATTGGGAGGCTACTTCATTCCTCCCAAGACAAGAGTTATTGTGAACGCATTTGCCATTCAAAGGGACCCTAGCTTCTGGGACAGACCTGATGAGTTTCTCCCAGAAAGGTTTGAGAACAACCCAGTTGATTTCAAAGGCCAGGACTTTCAGTTCATCCCATTTGGTAGCGGGAGAAGGGGTTGCCCTGGGGCCCTATTTGGGGTCACAGCAGTTGAATTTATGATTGCCAATCTCCTATATTGGTTCGACTGGAGGTTGCCTGATGGCGCAACTCCAGAGGAATTGGACATGAGTGAGATCTGTGGAATGACTGCTTACAAGAAGATCCCTCTTCTTCTTGTACCTTCATTATACTCGCCCTGA
- the LOC133677333 gene encoding uncharacterized protein LOC133677333 isoform X2: MQPSTGVVEAIILDVKDRERIGGAFLKTSAICCNHTLAETGSCKLGEVIFQKNLGNPNWPRVIKTDFAGTNEEAKLEADEIEINSNGMYYLYFMFCNPELKGTVINGRTVWKNPNGYLPGKMTPLMTFFGIMSLAYLVLGLAWFLRFVQFWKDIIHLHYHITAVIALGMCEMAVWYFEYANFNSTGLRPMGITLWAVTFTTVKKTLSRLLLLVVSMGFGVVRPTLGGITSKVLLLGLVYFIASEALELIEHLGNINDFSKKTKVFVVLPVVFLDSCFILWIFSSLSKTLEKLQMRRNMAKLELYRKFTNALAVSVLLSIAWIGFELYFNATDPLSELWQVAWIIPAFWTLLAYSLLVVICVLWAPSRNPTRYAYSEGEDLDEEGISLTTGDIANKLERNALVEDLEEDKRE; encoded by the exons ATGCAGCCGAGTACTGGAGTTGTTGAAGCAATCATACTTGATGTGAAAGATAGGGAGAGGATCGGAGGGGCGTTTTTGAAGACTAGTGCTATATGTTGTAATCATACTCTTGCGGAGACGGGTTCTTGCAAGTTAGGGGAGGTGATTTTCCAGAAAAATTTGGGTAATCCTAACTGGCCGCGTGTTATTAAGACGGACTTTGCAGGAACAAATGAAGAAGCCAAATTGGAAGCTGATGAAATCGAGATAAACAGTAATGGAATGTATtacctttattttatgttttgtaatCCGGAATTGAAGGGGACAGTGATCAACGGGAGGACTGTGTGGAAGAACCCAAATGGTTATTTGCCCGGAAAGATGACTCCTTTGATGACATTCTTTGGAATTATGTCTTTAGCCTATCTTGTGCTAGGACTAGCATGGTTCTTAAGGTTTGTTCAATTTTGGAAGGATATTATACACTTGCATTACCACATTACGGCTGTTATTGCTCTTGGAATGTGCGAGATGGCTGTTTGGTATTTTGAATATGCCAATTTTAACTCGACTGGATTGAGACCAATGGGTATCACGTTGTGGGCTGTCACCTTTACCACTGTGAAGAAGACTCTATCCCGCCTTCTTCTTTTGGTTGTCTCAATGGGTTTTGGTGTGGTTAGGCCAACCCTTGGTGGCATAACATCAAAAGTGCTTCTTCTTGGTTTGGTATATTTTATTGCTTCTGAGGCGCTTGAGCTCATTGAACATCTGGGAAACATCAATGACTTTTCCAAGAAAACAAAGGTGTTTGTGGTGCTTCCAGTTGTTTTCCTGGATTCCTGCTTTATTCTCTGGATTTTCTCATCGCTGTCAAAAACTTTAGAGAAGCTTCAG ATGAGGAGAAACATGGCTAAGTTAGAACTGTACCGGAAGTTTACCAATGCCCTCGCAGTGTCTGTACTTCTCTCCATTGCCTGGATTGGTTTTGAG CTATACTTCAATGCTACTGATCCACTAAGTGAGCTGTGGCAAGTTGCTTGGATCATCCCTGCTTTCTGGACCTTGCTAGCATACTCACTCTTGGTGGTGATATGTGTGCTCTGGGCTCCTTCACGTAACCCAACAAG ATATGCATATTCAGAGGGGGAGGACCTTGACGAGGAGGGTATATCATTGACGACCGGTGATATTGCTAATAAGCTGGAAAGGAATGCTCTTGTTGAAGATCTTGAGGAGGATAAGCGAGAATAG
- the LOC133677333 gene encoding uncharacterized protein LOC133677333 isoform X1 encodes MERGEFRGAKACGKGFRISLLLFLCMITTQVKGSIHEYRNEAFTTKSNAFFFHGGSEGLYASKASRHHDSSASSQSGKSFIRFEGVTFRRTKESASRQEDMQPSTGVVEAIILDVKDRERIGGAFLKTSAICCNHTLAETGSCKLGEVIFQKNLGNPNWPRVIKTDFAGTNEEAKLEADEIEINSNGMYYLYFMFCNPELKGTVINGRTVWKNPNGYLPGKMTPLMTFFGIMSLAYLVLGLAWFLRFVQFWKDIIHLHYHITAVIALGMCEMAVWYFEYANFNSTGLRPMGITLWAVTFTTVKKTLSRLLLLVVSMGFGVVRPTLGGITSKVLLLGLVYFIASEALELIEHLGNINDFSKKTKVFVVLPVVFLDSCFILWIFSSLSKTLEKLQMRRNMAKLELYRKFTNALAVSVLLSIAWIGFELYFNATDPLSELWQVAWIIPAFWTLLAYSLLVVICVLWAPSRNPTRYAYSEGEDLDEEGISLTTGDIANKLERNALVEDLEEDKRE; translated from the exons atGGAACGTGGAGAATTTCGGGGTGCTAAAGCATGTGGTAAAGGGTTTCGGATAAGCTTACTGCTCTTCTTGTGCATGATCACAACACAAGTGAAGGGATCGATTCATGAGTACAGAAACGAAGCTTTTACTACGAAGTCCAATGCCTTCTTTTTTCATGGTGGTAGCGAGGGTCTTTATGCTTCTAAAGCTTCTCGTCATCATGATTCCTCTGCTAGCTCCCAATCAGGAAAATCCTtcatcag gtttgAAGGGGTGACGTTTAGGAGGACGAAAGAGTCAGCTAGTCGGCAAGAGGATATGCAGCCGAGTACTGGAGTTGTTGAAGCAATCATACTTGATGTGAAAGATAGGGAGAGGATCGGAGGGGCGTTTTTGAAGACTAGTGCTATATGTTGTAATCATACTCTTGCGGAGACGGGTTCTTGCAAGTTAGGGGAGGTGATTTTCCAGAAAAATTTGGGTAATCCTAACTGGCCGCGTGTTATTAAGACGGACTTTGCAGGAACAAATGAAGAAGCCAAATTGGAAGCTGATGAAATCGAGATAAACAGTAATGGAATGTATtacctttattttatgttttgtaatCCGGAATTGAAGGGGACAGTGATCAACGGGAGGACTGTGTGGAAGAACCCAAATGGTTATTTGCCCGGAAAGATGACTCCTTTGATGACATTCTTTGGAATTATGTCTTTAGCCTATCTTGTGCTAGGACTAGCATGGTTCTTAAGGTTTGTTCAATTTTGGAAGGATATTATACACTTGCATTACCACATTACGGCTGTTATTGCTCTTGGAATGTGCGAGATGGCTGTTTGGTATTTTGAATATGCCAATTTTAACTCGACTGGATTGAGACCAATGGGTATCACGTTGTGGGCTGTCACCTTTACCACTGTGAAGAAGACTCTATCCCGCCTTCTTCTTTTGGTTGTCTCAATGGGTTTTGGTGTGGTTAGGCCAACCCTTGGTGGCATAACATCAAAAGTGCTTCTTCTTGGTTTGGTATATTTTATTGCTTCTGAGGCGCTTGAGCTCATTGAACATCTGGGAAACATCAATGACTTTTCCAAGAAAACAAAGGTGTTTGTGGTGCTTCCAGTTGTTTTCCTGGATTCCTGCTTTATTCTCTGGATTTTCTCATCGCTGTCAAAAACTTTAGAGAAGCTTCAG ATGAGGAGAAACATGGCTAAGTTAGAACTGTACCGGAAGTTTACCAATGCCCTCGCAGTGTCTGTACTTCTCTCCATTGCCTGGATTGGTTTTGAG CTATACTTCAATGCTACTGATCCACTAAGTGAGCTGTGGCAAGTTGCTTGGATCATCCCTGCTTTCTGGACCTTGCTAGCATACTCACTCTTGGTGGTGATATGTGTGCTCTGGGCTCCTTCACGTAACCCAACAAG ATATGCATATTCAGAGGGGGAGGACCTTGACGAGGAGGGTATATCATTGACGACCGGTGATATTGCTAATAAGCTGGAAAGGAATGCTCTTGTTGAAGATCTTGAGGAGGATAAGCGAGAATAG